A region from the Chanodichthys erythropterus isolate Z2021 chromosome 5, ASM2448905v1, whole genome shotgun sequence genome encodes:
- the LOC137020224 gene encoding trace amine-associated receptor 7c-like has translation MSNWGVQNANYQTIQYCFLNNNLSCIRSIQPEAENIIVYIFVAVTSVFTVFLNLLVIISIAHFKQLHTPTNVLILSLAVADLIVGLILMPVQGMKLIESCWYFGEIFCSIFLLIFYVVVTASLGNLIIISVDRYIAVNDPLRYPVKVNNNRAVFTIVVNWLFSFSYSFYFLYDILLYPERNHTCIGECILVITLENLLIDVFVCLVAPCCVIIPLYVKICFVAKRQAKHLNSVTEKKARSEKKAARTLGIVVLVYLLFWMPYYLYFLSGGHDENDTLIVKVMDWIVCMNSCMNPLIYAMFYRWFRLSAKYILTQKIFEPSSAYLNLFPEET, from the coding sequence ATGTCTAACTGGGGAGTGCAAAACGCAAATTATCAAACCATCCAATACTGCTTTCTGAACAACAATTTGTCTTGTATCAGAAGTATACAACCTGAAGCGGAGAACATTATTGTCTACATTTTCGTGGCTGTAACATCAGTGTTCACCGTATTTCTGAACCTGTTAGTGATCATCTCCATCGCACACTTCAAGCAGCTCCACACTCCCACCAATGTGCTGATCCTCTCTCTGGCAGTGGCTGATCTGATCGTAGGACTGATTCTCATGCCAGTGCAGGGAATGAAACTGATTGAGTCATGCTGGTACTTTGGAGAAATATTTtgctctatatttcttcttattttttatgtggTTGTCACAGCATCTCTTGGTAATTTGATTATTATATCAGTGGATCGATACATTGCTGTGAATGACCCTTTGCGATATCCAGTGAAGGTCAATAATAACAGAGCTGTTTTTACCATTGTTGTAAACTGGTTATTCTCCTTttcatattcattttattttttgtatgatATTTTACTGTATCCTGAGAGGAACCACACATGTATTGGAGAATGCATACTTGTTATTACACTGGAAAATTTACTAAtagatgtttttgtttgtttagtgGCACCTTGTTGTGTAATTATTCCTTTATATGTGAAAATCTGCTTTGTAGCGAAACGGCAAGCAAAGCATTTAAATTCAGTCACGGAAAAAAAGGCCAGATCAGAAAAAAAGGCTGCAAGAACCTTAGGGATTGTAGTACTGGTTTATCTTCTTTTTTGGATGCCAtactatttatattttctttctgGTGGGCATGATGAAAATGACACTCTTATAGTTAAAGTAATGGATTGGATTGTGTGCATGAATTCCTGTATGAACCCACTTATATATGCAATGTTTTATCGATGGTTCAGACTGTCAgcaaaatacattttgacaCAGAAAATATTTGAACCTTCATCGGCATACTTAAATCTGTTCCCAgaagagacatga